One genomic window of Biomphalaria glabrata chromosome 9, xgBioGlab47.1, whole genome shotgun sequence includes the following:
- the LOC106065169 gene encoding cilia- and flagella-associated protein 77-like, which translates to MPSPWDTECDPFNYTSTGYLGKKRPEMLINELLLKDKMGKPKARGRVLPKNITFGDVNNCPWTAAHALSGWAGHLPTQKEITGEEPVVRCDFLQLNRGAITSGIVNPKELRVFRKTHFRMYAPGMIDGERSEKKIERPPAKKHDPNKVFGMVNPQDPPLQDFLTHKFQNDWLKGTKVQSNTVAANEKFNMKWSRWAPTRASLLREVLVPVAIDEQPWRMPKFVDKVKPHLSTFRSEKELEDAWEAYNYEKCGRLGQTGQGITISNVRERPYLPAIKST; encoded by the exons ATGCCTAGCCCTTGGGATACGGAATGTGATCCGTTCAATTACACCTCGACTGGCTACCTGGGCAAGAAGAGACCAGAGATGCTTATCAATGAGCTGCTTTTGAAG GATAAAATGGGCAAGCCTAAAGCCAGAGGTCGGGTATTGCCCAAAAACATTACATTTGGTGACGTCAACAACTGCCCCTGGACAGCAGCACATG CTCTCTCTGGATGGGCTGGACATCTACCTACACAAAAGGAGATAACTGGAGAGGAGCCCGTGGTACGCTGTGATTTCCTCCAACTGAACAGA GGCGCCATTACGTCCGGTATAGTTAATCCCAAAGAGCTGAGAGTTTTCAGGAAAACTCACTTCCGAATGTACGCCCCTGGGATGATCGACGGGGAAAGAAGTGAAAAGAAAATAGAGCGCCCCCCAGCCAAGAAACACGACCCTAACAAGGTCTTTGGAATGGTGAATCC TCAAGATCCTCCATTGCAAGACTTTTTGACTcacaaatttcaaaatgattggCTGAAAGGAACTAAAGTACAATCCAAC ACTGTGGCAGCGAATGAAAAATTTAACATGAAATGGAGTCGTTGGGCACCGACAAGAGCCTCGTTGTTGAGAGAAGTCCTGGTTCCAGTTGCCATAGACGAACAGCCCTGGAGAATGCCCAAATTTGTGGACAAG GTGAAGCCTCATTTATCAACCTTCAGATCTGAGAAAGAGTTAGAAGATGCATGGGAGGCTTACAACTATGAAAAGTGTGGACGTCTGGGTCAAACTGGACAAGGCATTACTATCTCCAATGTCCGAGAGCGACCCTATCTGCCTGCTATTAAGTCTACCTAA